A portion of the Adhaeribacter radiodurans genome contains these proteins:
- a CDS encoding 7-carboxy-7-deazaguanine synthase QueE, with the protein MEAFYTIQGEGYNTGRAAYFIRLGGCDVGCHWCDVKESWDAASHPLTSVEAIVTQAKEYPGKAVVITGGEPLIYNLDLLTQTFQNAGILTFLETSGAYPLSGSWDWICVSPKKFKKPQPGVLNQASELKVVVFNKSDFEWAEEHAAQVALTTKLYLQPEWSKAEQMMPLIVEYVKNNPKWQVSLQTHKYLNIP; encoded by the coding sequence ATGGAGGCTTTTTATACCATACAAGGCGAAGGTTATAATACCGGTAGAGCCGCTTATTTTATAAGATTAGGAGGCTGTGATGTTGGTTGCCATTGGTGCGATGTAAAAGAATCGTGGGATGCGGCCAGCCACCCGCTTACCTCCGTAGAAGCTATTGTAACCCAGGCAAAAGAATACCCCGGCAAAGCTGTGGTAATTACCGGGGGTGAACCCTTAATCTATAATTTAGATTTACTAACCCAAACGTTTCAAAACGCCGGCATCTTAACTTTTCTGGAAACTTCCGGTGCGTACCCGCTTTCTGGTTCCTGGGATTGGATTTGCGTTTCGCCTAAAAAATTTAAAAAGCCACAGCCTGGCGTTCTGAATCAGGCCAGTGAATTGAAGGTTGTTGTTTTTAATAAAAGTGATTTTGAATGGGCCGAAGAACACGCAGCCCAGGTAGCGCTTACAACCAAACTTTACCTTCAACCGGAGTGGAGCAAAGCCGAGCAGATGATGCCGCTTATCGTGGAATATGTAAAAAATAATCCTAAATGGCAGGTTTCGCTGCAAACGCATAAGTACTTGAACATTCCGTAA
- a CDS encoding citrate synthase, protein MSDSAELILEGKSYSLPIVVGTENEKAIDINALRAQTGHITIDSGYKNTGATQSAITYLDGEQGILHYRGYSIDQLAAKSNFIEVAYLLIYGELPTQPELTHFNDMIAQRTLVHENFRTLLSAYPANAHPMGILASMICSLTAFHPDSLDPNLAEEQVDLNIARLMGKITTIAAWSYKHAVGRPLVYPKKSLDYCSNFLQMMFSNPTENYHVNPVVVDALNKLLILHADHEQNCSTSTVRLVGSSNANLFGSISAGVNALWGPLHGGANQEVIEMLEAIKADGGDSKKYIEKAKDKNDPFRLMGFGHRVYKNFDPRAKIIKAACDNILYNLGIKDPILDIAKQLEEAALTDPYFVERKLYPNVDFYSGIIYKAIGLPKEMFTVMFAIGRLPGWIAQWKEMRENKEPIGRPRQIYTGSTARDYVDIKNR, encoded by the coding sequence ATGTCTGATTCAGCAGAATTAATTTTAGAAGGCAAATCTTATTCTCTGCCTATAGTTGTTGGTACCGAAAACGAAAAAGCAATTGATATAAATGCCTTGCGTGCGCAAACGGGGCATATCACCATCGATTCCGGCTATAAAAACACCGGCGCTACCCAAAGTGCTATTACTTACTTAGACGGCGAGCAGGGCATCCTGCACTACCGTGGTTATTCCATCGATCAGTTAGCCGCTAAATCAAATTTTATCGAAGTTGCTTACTTATTAATATATGGCGAGTTACCTACTCAACCAGAGCTAACTCATTTTAACGATATGATCGCCCAGCGCACGCTGGTACACGAAAACTTCCGCACTTTATTAAGTGCCTACCCGGCAAATGCGCATCCTATGGGTATTTTAGCTTCCATGATTTGTTCTTTAACGGCTTTCCACCCGGATAGTCTGGACCCTAATTTAGCCGAAGAGCAAGTGGATTTAAATATTGCGCGTTTAATGGGTAAAATCACCACCATTGCAGCGTGGTCATATAAACATGCAGTAGGTCGGCCTTTGGTATACCCTAAGAAAAGCCTCGATTATTGTTCTAATTTTTTACAAATGATGTTTTCGAATCCAACCGAAAATTATCATGTTAATCCGGTAGTGGTAGATGCCTTAAATAAATTATTAATTCTGCACGCCGACCACGAGCAAAACTGCTCTACTTCTACGGTTAGGTTAGTAGGATCATCTAACGCTAATTTATTTGGTTCTATTTCGGCGGGAGTAAACGCTTTGTGGGGACCTCTGCACGGTGGCGCGAACCAGGAAGTAATTGAAATGCTGGAAGCTATTAAGGCCGATGGCGGCGATTCGAAGAAATATATTGAAAAAGCAAAAGATAAAAATGACCCATTCCGTTTGATGGGATTCGGCCACCGGGTTTATAAAAACTTTGACCCAAGAGCTAAGATAATTAAAGCGGCTTGCGATAATATTTTATATAACTTAGGAATTAAAGATCCGATCCTGGATATCGCGAAACAACTTGAAGAAGCTGCTTTAACTGACCCTTACTTTGTGGAGCGTAAGTTATACCCGAACGTAGACTTTTATTCTGGTATTATTTACAAAGCCATTGGCTTGCCAAAAGAAATGTTTACGGTAATGTTTGCTATTGGCCGCTTACCTGGTTGGATTGCACAATGGAAAGAAATGCGGGAAAATAAAGAACCAATTGGCCGTCCGCGCCAAATTTATACTGGCTCAACTGCCCGGGATTATGTGGATATTAAGAACAGATAG
- the treF gene encoding alpha,alpha-trehalase TreF: MLTSVYLSFVNFSGKRLFAQKVPVFVLIWFVLGSQLPIQAQVRPEVALGELFKDVQMQAVFPDSKTFPDCIPLSSPETILQAYQTEKNKADFNLKAFVLQHFKLPPEPATNFKSDTAQPVSQHINTLWPVLTRQPIPETSSLIPLPHSYVVPGGRFREIYYWDSYFTMLGLQAAGQTQLIQNMVDNFTFLIDTVGFIPNGNRSYYTGRSQPPFYALMVKILRDIKGQQVLKKYGPALQKEYEFWMKGTAELTETNPVNLRVVRLPDGSILNRYYDNFPEPRPEAYKEDVKLAQETGRNKEEVYRHLRAAAESGWDFTSRWFADGKTLKTIHTTDIIPVDLNALLYHLELTLAEVAILNHDTSKENYYNQQANKRKKALINYCWSKKDKYFLDYDFKTSQVTTVPSLAATYLLFFKMATNKQAKAVAKRLKTDFLKPGGLISTPNHTGEQWDAPNAWAPLQWISIQGLRNYRQHKLAKQVKHNWVEINTRVYKSTGKLVEKYNVEATHLEAGGGEYPLQDGFGWTNGVLLKLLSEK, from the coding sequence ATGCTGACATCCGTTTATTTATCCTTTGTAAATTTTTCAGGAAAGCGCCTCTTTGCCCAAAAGGTTCCAGTTTTTGTTCTAATCTGGTTCGTTCTGGGGAGCCAGTTGCCCATCCAAGCACAGGTAAGGCCCGAAGTAGCTTTAGGTGAGCTTTTTAAAGACGTGCAGATGCAGGCCGTGTTTCCCGATTCTAAAACCTTTCCGGATTGTATTCCGCTTTCTTCGCCGGAAACTATTTTACAAGCTTACCAAACGGAAAAGAACAAAGCTGATTTTAATTTAAAAGCTTTCGTGCTGCAGCATTTTAAACTGCCACCTGAGCCAGCCACGAATTTTAAATCCGACACGGCTCAACCGGTAAGCCAGCATATAAATACGCTTTGGCCGGTTTTAACCCGGCAACCCATTCCGGAAACTTCGTCCTTAATTCCGTTGCCACATTCGTACGTGGTGCCGGGCGGCCGTTTTCGCGAAATTTATTACTGGGATAGTTATTTTACCATGTTGGGTTTGCAAGCAGCCGGTCAAACGCAGCTAATTCAGAACATGGTCGATAATTTTACTTTTTTAATCGATACCGTAGGCTTTATACCAAATGGTAACCGCAGCTATTATACCGGCCGCTCGCAACCTCCTTTTTACGCGTTAATGGTGAAAATTTTACGCGACATAAAAGGCCAGCAAGTTTTAAAGAAATACGGGCCCGCTTTGCAAAAAGAATATGAATTCTGGATGAAAGGAACTGCCGAGCTTACCGAAACAAACCCGGTAAACCTGCGAGTGGTGCGCTTACCGGATGGTAGCATTTTAAACCGGTACTACGATAATTTTCCGGAGCCGCGGCCCGAAGCCTACAAAGAAGACGTAAAGCTAGCTCAGGAAACCGGCCGGAATAAAGAAGAGGTGTACCGGCATTTGCGGGCTGCCGCCGAATCGGGTTGGGATTTTACGAGTCGTTGGTTTGCCGATGGAAAAACTTTAAAAACCATTCATACCACCGATATTATTCCCGTTGATTTAAACGCGCTGCTGTATCATTTAGAACTTACGCTGGCCGAAGTTGCCATTCTGAACCATGATACTTCAAAAGAAAACTATTACAATCAGCAAGCCAATAAGAGGAAGAAGGCACTAATAAACTATTGCTGGAGTAAAAAAGACAAGTACTTTTTAGATTATGATTTTAAAACCAGCCAAGTAACAACGGTTCCTTCTTTAGCGGCTACCTACCTTTTATTTTTTAAAATGGCTACCAACAAGCAAGCCAAAGCCGTGGCCAAACGTCTGAAAACTGATTTCCTGAAACCGGGTGGTTTAATCTCAACTCCTAACCATACCGGCGAACAATGGGATGCTCCTAACGCCTGGGCACCTTTGCAGTGGATAAGCATTCAGGGTTTACGTAATTACCGCCAGCATAAACTAGCCAAGCAGGTGAAACACAATTGGGTAGAAATAAATACCAGAGTTTATAAAAGTACCGGCAAATTAGTGGAGAAATATAACGTAGAAGCTACGCACCTGGAAGCAGGCGGTGGCGAGTACCCCTTACAAGATGGTTTTGGCTGGACCAATGGCGTATTACTAAAATTGTTATCAGAAAAGTAG
- a CDS encoding OmpA family protein: MVKNFLLKLVCIFLFIPFAEAQQSNLSTQSGKAAELYQKAQKYIVARDFDKALDALQEATKKDPNFGEAYIKMAGLHKMTGNQSAAFAAYKKGLALIPFNPALATEYYNFADMALSTSDYALGKKYYELFIQTNSKNTKALKYAQQQLKNIDFALEALKRPVAFKPVRMQAPLNQFQLQYFPALTAAKTHLVFTARTSDSPHADENLYVSVFQNNSWLEPVSIASSINSEFNEGTASISGDGKTIVFSSCNRPNSLGDCDLYISTRNGNTWSKPVNLGRQVNSAAWDSQPCLSADGRTLYFSSDRGQGSKGREDIWVSKQQEDGTWSVPENLGEPINTAGSETAPFLHASGSTLYFSSNGHTGMGGADIFKTTLADSAWTQPENLGYPLNTASNEASFFITPDNSKGYYSRLELEQSKKTASLFEFEVPAAWKSKETSTYTQGRVFDAKTKKPLGAQVQLYDLNSNAKVQQVLSDKENGTYTVVLNEGRQYGLFISTSNYLPKSISFDYTTKKDFNPVTLDIYLDPIAKGASAVLNNLFFSTGKYQLEPKSKTELNKIIDFLTANNQVKIEIAGHTDDVGNDTDNQVLSDKRARSVYDYLVKQGVKKERISAVGYGETKPLHPNTSEENRQQNRRIELRVL; this comes from the coding sequence ATGGTTAAGAATTTTCTGTTAAAGCTGGTTTGTATTTTTTTGTTTATTCCCTTTGCCGAGGCGCAGCAAAGTAATTTATCCACCCAATCCGGTAAAGCAGCCGAACTCTATCAGAAAGCGCAAAAATACATTGTAGCCCGCGACTTTGATAAAGCCTTGGATGCTTTGCAGGAAGCCACCAAAAAAGACCCTAACTTTGGCGAGGCCTACATTAAAATGGCTGGTTTACACAAGATGACTGGTAACCAATCAGCCGCTTTTGCCGCTTATAAAAAAGGGCTTGCCCTGATACCTTTTAATCCGGCTCTGGCTACCGAATATTATAATTTCGCCGATATGGCGTTATCTACCAGCGATTATGCTTTAGGTAAAAAGTATTACGAACTTTTTATTCAAACCAATTCGAAAAATACGAAAGCTTTAAAGTACGCGCAGCAACAATTAAAGAACATTGATTTTGCCTTGGAAGCCTTAAAACGCCCGGTAGCTTTCAAACCTGTGCGCATGCAAGCTCCCTTAAATCAATTCCAGTTACAATACTTTCCGGCTTTAACTGCCGCCAAAACGCACTTGGTTTTTACTGCCCGCACCAGCGACTCTCCTCATGCCGACGAAAATTTATACGTATCCGTATTTCAGAATAATTCCTGGCTGGAACCGGTTTCTATTGCTAGCAGTATTAATTCAGAATTTAACGAAGGAACGGCGAGTATTTCCGGCGATGGTAAAACCATAGTTTTTTCGTCGTGTAACCGGCCTAATTCTTTGGGAGACTGCGATTTGTATATTTCTACCCGTAACGGTAATACCTGGAGCAAACCGGTAAACTTAGGCCGGCAGGTTAATTCGGCGGCCTGGGATTCGCAGCCTTGTTTATCTGCTGATGGCAGAACCTTGTACTTTTCTTCGGACCGGGGACAAGGCAGTAAAGGGAGAGAAGATATATGGGTAAGTAAGCAGCAAGAAGACGGAACCTGGTCGGTGCCGGAGAATTTAGGTGAACCCATAAATACTGCCGGTTCTGAAACGGCTCCTTTCCTGCACGCTAGTGGAAGTACGCTTTATTTTTCGAGCAATGGCCACACAGGAATGGGTGGCGCCGATATTTTCAAAACGACTTTAGCAGATTCGGCCTGGACTCAACCGGAAAATTTGGGGTACCCGTTAAACACAGCTTCTAATGAAGCTTCTTTTTTTATCACTCCGGATAACTCCAAAGGCTATTACTCTCGGTTAGAATTAGAGCAAAGTAAAAAAACGGCCAGTTTGTTTGAGTTTGAAGTTCCCGCTGCCTGGAAAAGTAAAGAAACCAGTACTTATACCCAGGGCCGGGTGTTTGATGCGAAAACGAAAAAGCCGTTAGGTGCCCAGGTACAACTCTACGATTTAAACTCGAATGCGAAAGTACAACAGGTTTTATCGGATAAGGAAAATGGTACTTACACCGTGGTTTTAAACGAAGGCCGGCAATATGGTTTGTTCATTAGCACCAGTAATTATTTGCCGAAAAGTATCAGCTTTGACTACACCACTAAAAAGGACTTTAATCCGGTAACTTTAGATATTTACCTCGACCCCATTGCGAAAGGCGCTTCGGCGGTATTAAATAATTTATTTTTTTCTACGGGTAAATATCAGTTAGAACCTAAATCTAAAACGGAGTTAAACAAAATTATTGATTTTTTAACGGCTAACAACCAGGTAAAAATTGAGATTGCCGGCCATACCGACGATGTAGGAAATGATACCGATAACCAAGTTCTGTCAGATAAAAGAGCCCGATCCGTATATGATTACTTAGTAAAACAAGGAGTGAAAAAAGAACGGATTTCGGCGGTAGGTTACGGAGAAACAAAACCACTTCACCCAAATACTTCAGAAGAAAATCGCCAGCAAAACCGCCGGATTGAGTTACGGGTTCTATAA
- the lepA gene encoding translation elongation factor 4, which produces MKNIRNFCIIAHIDHGKSTLADRLLEFTSTVAEREMQDQLLDNMDLERERGITIKSHAIQMVYQYKGEEYVLNLIDTPGHVDFSYEVSRSIAACEGALLIVDASQGIEAQTISNLYLAIGNDLEIIPVLNKIDLPHAMPEEVSDQIIDLIGCDREDIIHASGKEGIGVENILNAICDRIPAPKGDPQAPLQALIFDSVFNSYRGIEVYFRIMNGTLRKGERVKFINTGKTYFADEIGVLKLNQESRDVMGAGNVGYLISGIKNAKEVKVGDTITTVENPTTVGIEGFEEVKPMVFAGIYPVETSEFEELRSSMEKLQLNDASLVWEPETSAALGFGFRCGFLGMLHMEIVQERLEREFDMTVITTVPSVQFRAFTTKDGEITVNAPSEMPEPNYIDHIEEPFIKAQIISKSEYIGPIISLCMDKRGVLKSQTYLTSDRVELNFEMPLAEIVFDFFDKLKTISRGYASLDYELIGYRESNMVKLDIMLNGEKVDALSAIVHRDKAYDWGKRLCEKLRELLPRQMFEIAIQAAIGQKIISRETVKALRKNVLAKCYGGDISRKRKLLEKQKKGKKRMRQVGNVEIPQEAFLAVLKLD; this is translated from the coding sequence ATGAAGAACATCCGGAATTTTTGTATTATAGCCCATATCGACCACGGTAAAAGCACCCTCGCCGACCGACTGCTGGAATTTACTTCTACGGTAGCGGAGCGCGAAATGCAGGACCAACTGCTCGATAACATGGATTTAGAGCGGGAGCGGGGCATTACCATTAAAAGCCACGCCATTCAGATGGTGTATCAGTATAAAGGCGAAGAATATGTTTTAAACCTGATTGATACTCCCGGTCACGTGGATTTTTCGTACGAAGTTTCCCGTTCCATTGCAGCTTGCGAAGGCGCTTTGCTTATTGTGGATGCGTCGCAGGGCATAGAAGCGCAAACTATTTCTAATTTATATTTAGCTATCGGCAACGACCTGGAAATTATTCCGGTGCTGAACAAAATAGATTTGCCACATGCTATGCCTGAAGAAGTATCTGACCAGATAATTGATCTGATTGGCTGCGACCGCGAAGATATTATTCATGCTTCGGGGAAAGAAGGTATAGGGGTTGAAAATATTTTAAATGCCATCTGCGACCGGATTCCGGCTCCAAAAGGCGACCCGCAAGCTCCGTTGCAAGCCCTTATTTTTGACTCGGTTTTTAACTCGTACCGGGGTATAGAGGTTTATTTCCGGATTATGAACGGCACCTTGCGCAAAGGCGAGCGGGTAAAATTTATTAACACTGGTAAAACTTATTTTGCCGATGAAATTGGCGTATTAAAGCTAAATCAGGAATCACGCGATGTAATGGGCGCGGGCAATGTAGGTTACTTAATTTCCGGTATTAAAAACGCGAAAGAAGTAAAAGTAGGCGATACCATCACTACCGTCGAAAATCCTACTACAGTAGGGATAGAAGGTTTTGAAGAAGTAAAACCAATGGTTTTTGCCGGTATTTATCCCGTAGAAACCAGCGAGTTTGAGGAATTAAGGTCTTCCATGGAAAAATTGCAGCTCAACGATGCCTCTCTGGTCTGGGAACCCGAAACATCGGCGGCTTTGGGCTTTGGTTTTCGGTGCGGTTTCTTAGGAATGCTGCACATGGAAATTGTGCAGGAACGCCTTGAACGTGAGTTCGACATGACGGTAATTACCACTGTACCTAGCGTGCAGTTCAGAGCTTTCACCACCAAAGACGGTGAGATTACGGTAAACGCCCCTTCCGAAATGCCGGAACCCAATTACATCGACCACATTGAAGAGCCTTTTATTAAAGCCCAGATAATTTCGAAATCGGAGTACATTGGGCCGATAATATCGTTGTGCATGGATAAGCGGGGAGTTTTAAAAAGTCAGACCTACTTAACCAGCGACCGGGTTGAATTGAATTTTGAAATGCCCCTGGCCGAAATTGTATTCGACTTTTTTGATAAACTTAAAACCATTTCGCGCGGTTACGCTTCTCTGGATTATGAGCTGATTGGTTACCGGGAATCAAACATGGTGAAGCTGGACATTATGTTGAACGGCGAGAAAGTGGATGCCTTGAGTGCTATTGTGCACCGTGATAAAGCTTACGATTGGGGCAAACGTCTTTGCGAAAAGCTTCGCGAATTGCTTCCCCGTCAGATGTTCGAAATTGCCATTCAGGCCGCCATTGGCCAGAAAATTATTTCCCGCGAAACAGTAAAAGCCTTACGTAAAAACGTATTAGCTAAGTGTTATGGCGGTGATATTTCCCGGAAACGTAAACTTTTAGAAAAACAGAAAAAAGGGAAGAAACGCATGCGACAGGTTGGTAACGTAGAGATTCCGCAGGAAGCGTTTTTAGCCGTGTTAAAGCTGGATTAG
- a CDS encoding bifunctional 5,10-methylenetetrahydrofolate dehydrogenase/5,10-methenyltetrahydrofolate cyclohydrolase, translating into MEVTLIDGKKTSEAIKQEIAEEVAQIKEQGGKIPHLAAILVGNDGGSLTYVNNKVLACEKVGFKSTLIHLEDSVTEEELLAKVNELNNDADVDGFIVQLPLPKHISAEKVNEILLPEKDVDGFHPVNVGRMVLNLPAYLPATPNGILELLKRYDIETSGKHCVVIGRSNIVGSPMSIMMAKNAKPGNCTVTLCHSRTVNLPEITRTADIIIAAIGIPEFVTADMVKPGAVVIDVGTTRVVSLTKKSGFELKGDVKFDEVASKCSYITPVPGGVGPMTIASLLLNTLRAAKKEVYK; encoded by the coding sequence TTGGAAGTAACATTAATAGACGGTAAAAAAACGTCAGAAGCGATAAAACAAGAAATTGCTGAGGAAGTAGCTCAAATAAAAGAACAAGGTGGTAAAATTCCGCATTTAGCGGCTATTCTGGTCGGGAACGATGGCGGTAGTTTAACCTACGTGAACAACAAGGTGCTGGCCTGCGAAAAAGTGGGTTTTAAATCTACCTTAATTCATTTAGAAGATTCGGTAACGGAAGAAGAGCTGTTAGCTAAGGTAAACGAATTAAACAACGATGCCGATGTAGATGGTTTTATTGTGCAACTGCCCTTGCCTAAGCATATTTCCGCGGAAAAAGTAAATGAAATACTCTTGCCGGAAAAAGACGTGGATGGTTTTCATCCGGTAAACGTAGGACGCATGGTATTGAATTTACCGGCGTATTTACCGGCTACGCCCAACGGAATTTTAGAATTATTAAAACGCTACGACATTGAAACCAGCGGGAAACACTGCGTGGTAATTGGCCGGAGTAATATTGTGGGTTCTCCGATGAGTATTATGATGGCGAAAAATGCTAAACCCGGTAATTGCACCGTTACTTTATGCCATAGCCGCACCGTAAACCTGCCCGAAATTACTCGTACCGCTGATATAATTATTGCTGCTATTGGTATTCCGGAGTTTGTTACCGCCGATATGGTGAAGCCGGGTGCGGTAGTAATTGATGTGGGTACCACCCGGGTAGTAAGCTTAACCAAAAAATCGGGCTTCGAGTTAAAAGGTGACGTTAAGTTTGATGAAGTGGCATCTAAATGCAGCTACATTACCCCGGTTCCGGGGGGCGTTGGCCCCATGACTATTGCTTCGTTGTTGCTCAATACTTTAAGAGCGGCTAAAAAAGAAGTTTATAAATAA